From Prionailurus viverrinus isolate Anna chromosome B2, UM_Priviv_1.0, whole genome shotgun sequence, the proteins below share one genomic window:
- the COQ3 gene encoding ubiquinone biosynthesis O-methyltransferase, mitochondrial isoform X1, which yields MWGGRKLSCSGNRFLGVVISRYRGTQTESTRLITSAVYSENQFCWTPQTKPWVFSEYRIMWFKSYRMTFACLNRIKIYRYPWTRLYSTSRTTVDSSEVKTFLALAHRWWDEQGIYAPLHSMNDLRVPFIRDNLLKTVADHQPGKPLSGMKILDVGCGGGLLTEPLGRLGASVTGIDPVDENIKTAQHHKSFDPILDKRIEYRACSLEEIVEETTEAFDAVVASEVVEHVIDLETFIQCCCQVLKPGGSLFITTINKTQLSYALGIVFAEQIAGIVPKGTHTWEKFVSPEKLESILESNGLSVQSVAGMLYNPFSGYWHWSENTSLNYAAHAVKSGVQDHPVPDEFVFKGETEELRGQDSTNAGAQEELKK from the exons ATGTGGGGAGGCCGCAAGCTAAGCTGCTCGGGGAATCGTTTTTTAGGAGTGGTTATATCCAGGTACCGGGGCACACAGACTGAGAGTACTCGCTTAATCACGTCAGCAG tttattcagAGAATCAGTTCTGTTGGACTCCACAGACTAAACCATGGGTTTTCAGTGAATACAGAATCATGTGGTTCAAATCCTATAGAATGACTTTTGCCTGcttgaatagaataaaaatttacag GTACCCTTGGACAAGACTATACAGTACTTCTCGGACCACTGTAGACAGCAGTGAGGTAAAAACATTCCTGGCCCTGGCTCACAGGTGGTGGGATGAACAAGGAATATATGCACCTCTTCATTCTATGAATGACCTGAGGGTGCCATTTATTAG agacaatcttttaaaaacagttgCTGATCACCAGCCAGGCAAACCTTTGTCTGGGATGAAGATTCTTGATGTTGGCTGTGGTGGTGGATTATTAACTGAA CCTCTAGGGCGGCTTGGAGCTTCAGTTACTGGAATCGATCCTGTGGATGAGAACATTAAGACAGCACAGCACCATAAATCATTTGATCCAATCCTAGATAAGAGAATAGAGTACAGAGCATGTTCCCTGGAAGAGATTGTGGAAGAGACAACAGAAGCATTTGATGCTGTTGTAGCTTCTGAAGTTGTAGAGCATGTGATTGATCTAGAAACATTTATACAGTGCTGCTGTCAAGTGTTAAAA cctggtGGTTCTTTATTCATTACCACAATCAACAAAACACAGCTGTCCTATGCCTTGGGAATTGTTTTTGCAGAGCAAATTGCAGGTATTGTACCAAAAGGTACTCATACATGGGAGAAGTTTGTATCACCTGAAAAGCTAGAGAGCATTCTGGAATCAA atggTCTGTCAGTTCAAAGTGTGGCAGGAATGCTCTACAACCCATTCTCAGGTTACTGGCATTGGAGTGAAAACACCAGTCTTAACTATGCAGCTCATGCTGTGAAATCCGGGGTACAGGATCACCCAGTGCCTGATGAGTTTGTTTTCAAGGGGGAAACAGAGGAGCTTAGAGGCCAAGACTCCACCAACGCAGGTGCTCAGGAGGAGTTGAAGAAATGA
- the COQ3 gene encoding ubiquinone biosynthesis O-methyltransferase, mitochondrial isoform X2 yields the protein MWFKSYRMTFACLNRIKIYRYPWTRLYSTSRTTVDSSEVKTFLALAHRWWDEQGIYAPLHSMNDLRVPFIRDNLLKTVADHQPGKPLSGMKILDVGCGGGLLTEPLGRLGASVTGIDPVDENIKTAQHHKSFDPILDKRIEYRACSLEEIVEETTEAFDAVVASEVVEHVIDLETFIQCCCQVLKPGGSLFITTINKTQLSYALGIVFAEQIAGIVPKGTHTWEKFVSPEKLESILESNGLSVQSVAGMLYNPFSGYWHWSENTSLNYAAHAVKSGVQDHPVPDEFVFKGETEELRGQDSTNAGAQEELKK from the exons ATGTGGTTCAAATCCTATAGAATGACTTTTGCCTGcttgaatagaataaaaatttacag GTACCCTTGGACAAGACTATACAGTACTTCTCGGACCACTGTAGACAGCAGTGAGGTAAAAACATTCCTGGCCCTGGCTCACAGGTGGTGGGATGAACAAGGAATATATGCACCTCTTCATTCTATGAATGACCTGAGGGTGCCATTTATTAG agacaatcttttaaaaacagttgCTGATCACCAGCCAGGCAAACCTTTGTCTGGGATGAAGATTCTTGATGTTGGCTGTGGTGGTGGATTATTAACTGAA CCTCTAGGGCGGCTTGGAGCTTCAGTTACTGGAATCGATCCTGTGGATGAGAACATTAAGACAGCACAGCACCATAAATCATTTGATCCAATCCTAGATAAGAGAATAGAGTACAGAGCATGTTCCCTGGAAGAGATTGTGGAAGAGACAACAGAAGCATTTGATGCTGTTGTAGCTTCTGAAGTTGTAGAGCATGTGATTGATCTAGAAACATTTATACAGTGCTGCTGTCAAGTGTTAAAA cctggtGGTTCTTTATTCATTACCACAATCAACAAAACACAGCTGTCCTATGCCTTGGGAATTGTTTTTGCAGAGCAAATTGCAGGTATTGTACCAAAAGGTACTCATACATGGGAGAAGTTTGTATCACCTGAAAAGCTAGAGAGCATTCTGGAATCAA atggTCTGTCAGTTCAAAGTGTGGCAGGAATGCTCTACAACCCATTCTCAGGTTACTGGCATTGGAGTGAAAACACCAGTCTTAACTATGCAGCTCATGCTGTGAAATCCGGGGTACAGGATCACCCAGTGCCTGATGAGTTTGTTTTCAAGGGGGAAACAGAGGAGCTTAGAGGCCAAGACTCCACCAACGCAGGTGCTCAGGAGGAGTTGAAGAAATGA